A genomic stretch from Desulfotignum balticum DSM 7044 includes:
- the nfo gene encoding deoxyribonuclease IV → MKYIGAHVSISGGVENAPANAAKIGAKAFAMFTRNQRRWSSPPLTEKNITGFREKCRQHGFDSTVILPHDSYLINLGHPDPAGLDKSRAAFFEEMGRCEQLGLCYLNFHPGSHLNKLSPEQCLDRIAQSINLALDRTTGVTAVIENTAGQGTNLGYGFDHLARIIEQVTDKTRVGVCLDTCHLHGAGYDIRTAAAFEKTMDEFDRIVGIGFLKALHLNDSKKDFNSRVDRHASIGKGELGMTPFEFIMNDARFDNMPLVLETPDDSLWEAEIRLLYNLIP, encoded by the coding sequence ATGAAATATATCGGTGCCCATGTCAGTATCAGCGGCGGCGTGGAAAACGCGCCCGCCAATGCGGCAAAGATCGGAGCAAAAGCCTTTGCCATGTTCACCAGAAACCAGCGGCGATGGTCTTCCCCTCCCCTGACCGAAAAAAATATCACCGGATTCAGGGAGAAGTGCCGTCAGCACGGGTTTGATTCAACGGTCATTCTTCCCCATGACAGTTATCTGATCAATCTGGGACATCCGGATCCGGCCGGGCTGGACAAATCACGCGCCGCTTTTTTCGAGGAAATGGGTCGGTGTGAACAGCTGGGGCTTTGTTATCTGAATTTTCATCCGGGCAGCCATTTGAACAAACTCTCACCGGAACAGTGCCTGGACCGCATCGCCCAATCCATCAATCTGGCCCTGGACCGGACCACGGGTGTCACGGCGGTGATTGAGAATACCGCCGGCCAGGGCACCAACTTAGGATACGGGTTCGATCACCTGGCCCGGATCATCGAGCAGGTCACCGATAAAACCCGGGTGGGGGTCTGCCTGGATACCTGCCACCTGCACGGGGCCGGGTATGATATCCGAACCGCTGCCGCATTCGAGAAAACCATGGATGAATTTGACCGGATTGTGGGGATTGGGTTTCTCAAGGCCCTGCACCTGAACGACTCCAAAAAAGATTTCAACTCCCGGGTGGACCGGCACGCGAGTATCGGCAAAGGCGAACTGGGCATGACCCCGTTTGAGTTTATCATGAACGATGCCCGGTTTGACAACATGCCCCTGGTGCTGGAAACCCCGGATGACTCTTTGTGGGAAGCGGAAATCAGGCTGCTGTACAATCTGATTCCGTAG
- a CDS encoding DUF3124 domain-containing protein: MALPIHIFRSIIYIILLVSLTMATAAAGDGNTVPLSRGQVVYAPVYSHIYIGDRERPFLLAVTLSIRNTDPDDAIVVTKVSYFNSEGTRLEEYLKQPVTLEKMSATRFVVHESDKTGGSGASFLVEWETAKSVSPPIIETVMIGAQTQQGISFTSRGQVIKEK; encoded by the coding sequence ATGGCACTGCCGATTCATATTTTTCGTTCAATAATTTATATCATCCTCCTGGTCAGCCTGACAATGGCAACTGCCGCTGCCGGAGACGGAAACACCGTTCCCCTGTCCCGGGGCCAGGTGGTCTATGCCCCGGTCTACTCCCATATCTACATCGGTGACAGGGAGCGGCCGTTTCTGCTGGCCGTGACCCTGAGCATCCGGAACACGGATCCGGATGATGCGATTGTCGTAACAAAAGTATCGTATTTCAATTCTGAAGGAACGCGTCTGGAAGAATACCTGAAACAGCCCGTGACCCTGGAAAAGATGTCCGCCACCCGCTTTGTGGTCCATGAATCAGACAAGACCGGGGGATCCGGGGCCAGTTTTCTGGTGGAATGGGAAACAGCCAAATCCGTATCCCCGCCCATCATCGAAACCGTGATGATCGGCGCCCAGACCCAGCAGGGCATCTCCTTTACCTCCCGGGGGCAGGTGATCAAAGAAAAATAG
- a CDS encoding potassium channel family protein, with protein sequence MNLLKKVKGFRRQMRTEYPFGWSIVMGSIFIFLVILFGTSGYMLLEGWSFIESVYMVIITLSTVGFMEVKPLSDIARIMTMLVIFGGVGAFFYLGGSLAQMLVEGKFQNILGRRRVQKIIDELTGHYIVCGYGRIGRVVVQGIKNEGFDVVVIEKNPAALAQLEHQKTLFIPGDATMDEILLSAGLEKAKCLITVLAEDAANVFVTLTSRQLNPDITIVARTDNESHVPRLKQAGAERVFMPYNIGGLSLVQSVLRPTATSLMDLAIRRDIKLQLEELPISDRSELAGKQVKDSGIRPRFDILIVGIKKISGEMVFNPGPETVIEAGDLLIALGNPENLQKLQKVSDPDAG encoded by the coding sequence ATGAATCTGCTGAAAAAGGTCAAGGGGTTCCGCCGGCAGATGCGCACGGAATATCCCTTTGGCTGGTCCATTGTCATGGGCAGTATTTTCATTTTTCTGGTGATCCTGTTTGGTACATCCGGCTACATGTTGCTGGAAGGATGGAGTTTCATCGAAAGTGTGTACATGGTGATCATCACTCTTTCCACGGTGGGATTCATGGAAGTGAAGCCCTTGTCCGACATCGCCCGGATTATGACCATGCTGGTGATTTTCGGGGGTGTGGGTGCGTTTTTTTATCTGGGCGGATCTTTAGCCCAGATGCTTGTGGAAGGAAAGTTTCAAAATATTCTCGGGAGGCGCAGGGTGCAGAAAATCATCGATGAACTTACCGGTCACTATATCGTCTGCGGGTACGGCAGAATCGGCCGGGTGGTGGTACAGGGAATCAAAAATGAGGGGTTTGACGTGGTGGTGATTGAAAAAAACCCGGCAGCGCTGGCGCAGTTGGAGCATCAAAAGACGCTGTTCATTCCCGGGGATGCTACGATGGATGAGATCCTTCTTTCAGCAGGACTGGAAAAAGCAAAATGCCTGATTACGGTCCTGGCTGAAGATGCGGCCAATGTGTTTGTGACCCTGACTTCCCGGCAGTTGAACCCGGATATCACCATCGTCGCCCGTACGGACAATGAATCCCATGTTCCCCGGTTGAAGCAGGCCGGAGCGGAACGGGTTTTCATGCCTTATAACATCGGGGGACTGAGTCTGGTTCAAAGTGTTTTAAGACCGACAGCCACCAGCCTGATGGACTTGGCCATCCGGAGGGATATCAAGCTTCAGCTGGAGGAACTGCCCATTTCAGATCGTTCCGAACTGGCCGGAAAGCAGGTGAAGGATTCCGGAATTCGCCCCCGATTTGACATTCTCATTGTCGGAATCAAAAAAATTTCCGGTGAGATGGTGTTCAACCCGGGTCCGGAAACGGTGATCGAAGCCGGGGATCTGCTCATTGCTTTAGGAAACCCGGAAAATCTGCAAAAATTGCAGAAAGTGTCTGATCCGGATGCAGGCTGA
- the htpX gene encoding zinc metalloprotease HtpX, giving the protein MGNHIKTVFLLTAMTGLFLVLGYALGGQSGMVIALIIALVMNFFSYWQSHTIVLKMYRAQPVDRSQAPGLHDTVARLAQRAGLPMPKLYVIPQEAPNAFATGRDPEHGVVAVTEGLLRLMNQEELEGVLAHELGHIKNRDILISTIVATLAGAIMFVASMARFSAFFGGRDNEEGGLGFVGVMVMSILAPMAAMVVQMAVSRSREYLADATAAQVTGRPQGLASALNKLGEYTRRGAAVNANPSTAHMFIVNPLSGRQFASLFSTHPPLEERIRRLTGAGPSSGAGPRESQGRKPSMTEQSRKFWDSLS; this is encoded by the coding sequence ATGGGAAACCATATTAAAACCGTTTTTCTGCTGACCGCCATGACCGGGCTGTTCCTGGTGCTGGGCTATGCCCTGGGCGGGCAGTCCGGCATGGTGATCGCCCTGATCATCGCTTTGGTCATGAACTTTTTTTCCTACTGGCAGTCCCATACCATTGTATTGAAAATGTACCGGGCCCAGCCCGTGGACCGGTCCCAGGCACCGGGGCTGCATGATACCGTGGCAAGACTGGCCCAGCGGGCCGGACTGCCCATGCCAAAACTGTACGTGATTCCCCAGGAGGCCCCTAACGCGTTTGCCACGGGCCGGGATCCGGAGCACGGGGTGGTGGCGGTCACTGAAGGACTGCTGCGACTGATGAATCAGGAAGAGCTGGAAGGGGTCCTGGCCCATGAACTGGGTCATATCAAGAACCGGGATATCCTGATCTCCACCATTGTGGCGACCCTGGCCGGGGCCATCATGTTTGTGGCATCCATGGCAAGGTTTTCCGCGTTTTTCGGGGGCAGGGACAATGAGGAAGGGGGCCTGGGATTTGTGGGCGTGATGGTCATGTCCATTCTGGCGCCCATGGCGGCCATGGTGGTGCAGATGGCTGTCTCCCGGTCCAGGGAGTACCTGGCCGATGCCACGGCCGCCCAGGTCACGGGCCGGCCCCAGGGACTGGCTTCGGCTCTGAACAAACTGGGAGAATATACCCGACGGGGTGCTGCCGTGAATGCCAATCCTTCCACGGCCCACATGTTCATTGTGAATCCCTTGTCCGGCCGGCAGTTCGCCAGTCTGTTCTCCACGCACCCGCCTCTGGAAGAGCGGATCAGGCGGCTGACCGGAGCCGGGCCATCCAGTGGTGCCGGACCCCGGGAATCACAGGGCCGGAAACCCTCCATGACCGAGCAGAGCCGGAAGTTCTGGGATTCTTTGTCCTGA
- the phnG gene encoding phosphonate C-P lyase system protein PhnG encodes MTQTTRQHWMQLLAEAEVQDLQKAFEGLEQPVGSTFLIKPETGMVMVQGKTDGTGTPFCIGEMTVTRCMVQVMDQVQGYAMVPGSDPDHARLAALFDALLQVPAFHDPLMTTLIRNLETKESQKRQALARDVADTTVEFFTLTRGE; translated from the coding sequence ATGACACAAACTACCAGACAACATTGGATGCAGCTGCTGGCGGAAGCAGAGGTGCAGGACCTCCAAAAAGCATTTGAAGGCCTGGAACAACCCGTTGGCAGTACCTTTCTGATCAAGCCTGAAACCGGGATGGTCATGGTTCAGGGCAAGACGGACGGGACCGGCACCCCGTTTTGCATCGGAGAGATGACCGTCACCCGGTGCATGGTCCAGGTCATGGACCAGGTCCAGGGCTATGCCATGGTCCCGGGCAGTGATCCTGACCATGCCCGCCTGGCAGCCCTGTTTGATGCCCTGCTCCAGGTCCCGGCATTTCATGACCCCCTGATGACCACCCTGATCCGGAATCTGGAAACCAAAGAAAGTCAGAAACGCCAGGCCCTGGCCAGAGACGTGGCAGACACTACGGTTGAATTTTTCACCCTGACCCGCGGAGAATGA
- the phnH gene encoding phosphonate C-P lyase system protein PhnH — MTPLMKGFDSEVFDSQAVFRHLLNAMAYPGTISGPGITLACPDRIHPCSGALLLTLMDFETPFWTDLAPDSSEVQWLKFHTGAPVTFDPFDAAFALITDPSPAIDLNRFNPGTVISPDRSTTLVIQTHGMAEGDHLRLTGPGIPTQAGLTFTGIAPDFWEHRTRINQAEPTGIDMILVHKDRFCALPRTTQTEIS, encoded by the coding sequence ATGACCCCGCTGATGAAAGGATTTGATTCCGAAGTGTTTGACAGCCAGGCCGTGTTCCGGCACCTGCTCAATGCCATGGCGTATCCCGGCACCATCTCAGGTCCGGGCATCACCCTGGCCTGCCCGGACCGGATCCACCCATGCTCCGGGGCCCTGCTGCTCACACTCATGGATTTTGAAACCCCTTTCTGGACCGATCTGGCACCGGATTCTTCCGAAGTCCAATGGCTGAAATTTCACACGGGTGCCCCCGTTACCTTTGATCCGTTTGACGCTGCATTCGCCCTGATCACAGACCCCTCCCCTGCCATTGACCTGAACCGGTTCAACCCGGGCACGGTGATCTCTCCGGACCGGTCCACCACCCTGGTGATCCAGACGCACGGCATGGCTGAAGGGGATCATTTGCGGCTCACCGGCCCCGGCATCCCGACACAGGCCGGCCTGACCTTCACGGGCATTGCCCCGGATTTCTGGGAACACCGGACCCGGATCAACCAGGCCGAACCCACGGGCATTGATATGATCCTTGTCCACAAAGACCGGTTCTGCGCCCTGCCCCGAACCACGCAAACGGAAATTTCCTGA